In one Anaerolineales bacterium genomic region, the following are encoded:
- a CDS encoding 4Fe-4S binding protein — protein MVGEGLIKGLYVTLKHFIGTYIDDIRWLGRRYYRDEAIQIRQSPKARGVFTVQYPEEKLPLPEEFRYIPFLVYEEAEDGTIEDRCTSCGICAKVCPPQCIWIERSNDPETGRPIPAPTNFYIDIDNCINCGLCAEFCPFDAMKMGHDYELASYNRLENHIYDKKRLSRPVEYYRSIRPSDYAIEETARAEKEAAKTARRRGGSS, from the coding sequence ATGGTTGGTGAGGGGTTGATTAAAGGGCTTTACGTTACATTGAAGCACTTTATCGGTACGTACATCGACGACATTCGCTGGCTTGGCAGGCGTTACTACCGGGACGAAGCGATACAAATCCGGCAGAGTCCCAAGGCGCGGGGCGTTTTCACCGTTCAGTACCCGGAAGAGAAACTGCCTCTTCCGGAGGAATTTCGATACATTCCCTTCCTGGTGTATGAGGAAGCGGAAGATGGAACGATCGAGGACCGATGCACGTCGTGCGGCATTTGCGCCAAAGTGTGTCCGCCGCAATGTATCTGGATCGAACGTTCGAACGATCCGGAGACAGGACGGCCGATACCTGCGCCGACAAATTTCTACATCGATATCGATAACTGCATTAACTGTGGCCTGTGTGCGGAGTTTTGCCCGTTCGATGCGATGAAGATGGGTCACGATTATGAACTCGCTTCCTACAATCGCCTGGAAAATCATATCTACGATAAGAAGCGCTTGTCGCGGCCTGTCGAGTACTACCGTTCGATCCGCCCTTCGGACTACGCCATCGAAGAGACAGCTCGTGCAGAAAAGGAAGCTGCCAAAACTGCCAGAAGGCGCGGAGGTTCTTCGTAA
- a CDS encoding NADH-quinone oxidoreductase subunit D — translation MLEERKKEILDEIRDRFDGEVLADEREGHEGFLVAADRLIEFATAAREELGYDYLSSVTGVDYLPDEKMEVVYHLYRSQGGPALVIKTQTPRENPSVPSLVPIYPGADFQEREAWDLLGIRFEGHPNLKRILTWEGFHGHPLRKDWHEPYYEEDHKPFKSRWPEGDVIRIEDQNPYHKNVQYPENFSAETWIPEGDAGLYAGLARVPKKRNGNGKPLKTDQIVVNLGPQHPSTHGVFRMVVTLDGETIVDLQPVMGYLHRNHEKIGERNTYIMNMPFTDRLDYICSMSNNLGYALAVEKLMGIAVPERAEYIRVMMAELTRIVNHLWAIGFLLNDLGAFFTPALYAINERELILDVFEAVSGSRMMCNYLRFGGLARDLQDDTFNVVKELVTNRLPRKVEELDLYITSNEIVRARGIGVGVLTREQALAFSAAGPILRASGVAYDVRRADPYSIYDRFDFDIPVRNNGDVYDRYLIRIDEIWQSLKILEQVIRDIPQGEIQTGKSPYQVRVPQGDSYGRVENPKGELGFYVVSDGKPNPWRYHVRAPSFINLTALGEMCKGQKVADVVAVLGSIDIVLGETDR, via the coding sequence ATGCTTGAAGAACGTAAGAAAGAAATATTGGACGAAATTCGAGATCGTTTTGATGGTGAGGTGCTTGCGGACGAACGCGAGGGGCACGAGGGCTTCCTCGTTGCAGCGGATCGACTGATAGAATTTGCGACCGCGGCACGAGAAGAACTCGGCTACGATTATTTATCGTCCGTCACGGGTGTGGATTATCTTCCCGATGAAAAAATGGAGGTCGTGTACCACCTTTACCGCTCGCAGGGTGGACCCGCCTTGGTCATCAAGACGCAGACGCCGCGCGAAAACCCGAGTGTACCGTCCCTGGTCCCGATATATCCAGGGGCTGATTTCCAAGAACGAGAGGCGTGGGACCTGCTGGGAATTCGTTTCGAAGGACATCCCAACCTGAAGCGGATCCTAACCTGGGAAGGTTTCCACGGTCATCCCCTCCGAAAAGACTGGCATGAGCCGTACTACGAAGAAGACCATAAACCCTTCAAGAGCCGCTGGCCTGAAGGAGACGTGATCCGCATCGAAGATCAAAATCCGTATCACAAGAACGTGCAGTATCCCGAGAATTTTTCCGCCGAGACCTGGATTCCGGAGGGTGACGCCGGGCTGTACGCGGGCCTGGCGCGCGTTCCCAAGAAGCGTAACGGCAACGGGAAGCCGCTCAAGACGGATCAAATCGTCGTCAATTTAGGACCACAGCATCCCTCGACGCACGGCGTCTTTCGCATGGTCGTTACGCTCGATGGCGAGACCATCGTCGATTTGCAGCCCGTGATGGGATATTTACATCGAAATCATGAAAAGATCGGCGAACGGAACACCTACATCATGAACATGCCGTTCACCGACAGGCTCGATTACATCTGTTCCATGAGCAACAACCTGGGATATGCACTTGCGGTGGAAAAGCTCATGGGCATCGCCGTGCCCGAACGGGCGGAGTACATCCGTGTGATGATGGCGGAGCTGACCAGGATCGTCAACCACCTGTGGGCGATCGGCTTTCTACTCAACGATCTGGGTGCATTTTTTACCCCGGCGTTGTATGCGATCAACGAGCGCGAACTCATTCTCGATGTTTTCGAGGCCGTCTCCGGCTCTCGCATGATGTGCAACTATCTGCGTTTCGGAGGTCTGGCCCGCGATCTGCAAGATGACACCTTCAATGTCGTCAAAGAGCTTGTTACGAACCGCCTGCCGCGCAAGGTCGAGGAATTGGATCTATATATAACCTCGAACGAAATCGTACGTGCGCGCGGAATCGGCGTCGGTGTGTTGACTCGGGAGCAGGCGCTTGCGTTTTCTGCGGCCGGTCCGATACTACGCGCCTCCGGTGTGGCGTACGACGTGCGCCGTGCTGATCCGTATTCGATTTACGATCGATTCGATTTCGACATACCGGTCCGCAACAACGGGGACGTGTACGACCGCTATCTAATCCGCATCGACGAGATCTGGCAGAGTCTGAAGATCCTGGAGCAGGTCATCCGCGATATCCCGCAGGGTGAGATTCAAACCGGAAAATCCCCATACCAGGTGCGTGTACCGCAGGGGGACTCCTACGGTCGAGTGGAAAATCCGAAGGGCGAATTGGGTTTCTATGTCGTGTCCGACGGAAAACCCAATCCCTGGCGTTATCACGTTCGAGCGCCGTCGTTCATCAATTTGACCGCGTTGGGCGAGATGTGCAAAGGACAAAAGGTGGCAGACGTGGTCGCCGTTTTAGGTTCGATCGACATCGTCCTGGGTGAAACAGATCGATAG
- the erpA gene encoding iron-sulfur cluster insertion protein ErpA gives MEQTGRESTAVQLTDAAVHRVHNLITERGLKDHALRIFVTGGGCSGLKYGMALERDVRDADVRFNFDGIDVLIDPNSLPYLAGATVDYIDDIMGGGFHIENPNAVASCGCGNSFRTRDSRATNSNENDCAGA, from the coding sequence ATGGAGCAAACGGGACGAGAATCGACGGCGGTTCAGCTTACGGATGCGGCCGTCCATCGAGTGCATAATCTGATCACAGAACGAGGCCTGAAAGACCACGCACTGCGTATATTCGTCACGGGCGGCGGATGTTCTGGCCTGAAATACGGCATGGCCTTGGAGCGGGACGTCCGTGATGCCGACGTGCGTTTCAACTTTGACGGCATCGATGTCCTCATCGATCCGAACTCGCTGCCATATCTCGCCGGGGCGACGGTCGATTACATCGACGACATCATGGGCGGAGGATTCCACATCGAGAATCCAAACGCCGTGGCGAGTTGTGGCTGTGGAAACTCGTTCCGCACCAGAGATTCGCGGGCAACAAATTCCAACGAGAACGATTGTGCAGGTGCTTGA
- a CDS encoding SH3 domain-containing protein, with product MQMRIVAWMGVAACVLTMMVLFTGASVGTEAAQATVVITVTGTPEGPMIVVPDLVNVRLGPGTEYDKIGVLIAGQQAPAVGRSAGGDWIMIVYPSQFDEYAWVYSRYVVLDSNELLPIIEPPPTPTPRVTATINPTYAAQFNLGEAPATRLPTFTPAQPVVQPTFAPSVVNQSRGVPPILAILGLLVVGLFGMVISFLRSR from the coding sequence ATGCAAATGAGAATCGTGGCCTGGATGGGGGTTGCGGCCTGCGTCTTGACCATGATGGTTTTATTCACGGGCGCTTCCGTCGGAACTGAGGCCGCCCAAGCGACGGTCGTGATTACGGTGACCGGCACACCCGAAGGGCCGATGATCGTCGTTCCGGATCTGGTCAACGTTCGTCTCGGGCCGGGGACGGAATACGATAAAATCGGCGTGCTCATCGCCGGGCAACAAGCGCCGGCGGTCGGCCGCTCGGCTGGCGGGGACTGGATCATGATCGTGTACCCCAGCCAATTCGATGAGTACGCCTGGGTATATTCGCGCTACGTGGTGCTCGATTCGAACGAGCTCCTCCCCATCATCGAACCCCCTCCGACACCGACGCCGCGCGTCACGGCGACCATCAACCCGACCTACGCAGCTCAATTCAACCTCGGAGAAGCGCCTGCGACGCGCTTGCCGACGTTTACGCCCGCACAACCCGTCGTTCAACCCACATTTGCGCCGTCCGTCGTCAACCAATCTCGTGGTGTACCCCCGATTCTGGCCATATTGGGATTGCTCGTTGTGGGCCTGTTCGGTATGGTGATTTCATTCCTGCGAAGCCGCTAG
- a CDS encoding 2-oxoacid:acceptor oxidoreductase family protein, with product RFRSGILSYLQISQKTIEIPEASMREEVIISGFGGQGVLFAGKLLTYAGLETDLQVVYVPSYGPEMRGGTAHCTVILSGDEIGSPFIRNPSAAIVMNIPSLERYEPLVKTGGILVVNTSLIDREPGREDIAVIAVPALPAPLGPSMATTGIGLDSVGEAEVTTKSVNRSAATPHTGEFQQADHVRESVSRVPAHRAVV from the coding sequence CGTTTCCGCTCGGGGATTTTAAGTTACCTGCAGATCTCACAGAAGACGATCGAGATTCCGGAGGCTAGCATGCGGGAAGAAGTTATCATCTCCGGCTTTGGTGGACAGGGGGTGCTCTTCGCCGGTAAGCTGTTGACCTATGCGGGTTTGGAGACTGATCTTCAAGTCGTTTATGTCCCTTCCTATGGTCCGGAGATGCGAGGCGGAACCGCGCATTGTACGGTGATCCTTAGCGGCGACGAAATCGGTTCCCCGTTCATCCGCAATCCGTCCGCCGCAATCGTGATGAACATTCCTTCACTCGAGCGGTACGAACCGCTGGTGAAAACGGGTGGAATCCTGGTGGTGAACACTTCGCTGATCGATCGTGAACCGGGCAGAGAAGACATCGCTGTCATCGCGGTGCCTGCCTTACCCGCCCCGCTGGGGCCGTCGATGGCGACGACCGGGATCGGATTGGACTCGGTTGGAGAAGCTGAGGTCACGACGAAATCAGTCAACCGTTCGGCGGCGACTCCACATACGGGGGAATTTCAGCAGGCTGACCATGTGCGGGAATCCGTTTCCCGGGTTCCCGCGCACCGCGCTGTAGTATAA
- a CDS encoding thiamine pyrophosphate-dependent enzyme, whose translation MATNELVETLVYTKPESLTEVGTHYCPGCTHGVAHRLIAEVIDEMGIRERTIGVAPVGCAVFAYNYFDMDFTEAAHGRAPAMATGIKRVNPESFVFTYQGDGDLASIGIAEILHAAARGEHFSVFFINNAIYGMTGGQMAPTSLLGQHTSSTPMGRKIELHGYPVRMCELVAQMDGAAYITRQSLHDVRHIR comes from the coding sequence ATGGCGACCAATGAATTGGTAGAAACGCTGGTATACACGAAGCCCGAAAGCCTTACCGAGGTGGGCACACATTATTGTCCTGGTTGTACCCATGGTGTGGCGCATCGCCTCATCGCCGAAGTCATCGACGAAATGGGCATTCGCGAAAGGACGATCGGCGTCGCACCCGTGGGCTGCGCCGTCTTCGCCTATAACTACTTCGATATGGATTTCACGGAAGCGGCACACGGCCGCGCGCCGGCGATGGCCACCGGTATAAAGCGCGTCAATCCCGAAAGCTTTGTTTTCACCTATCAAGGAGACGGGGACCTGGCTTCGATCGGGATCGCGGAAATCCTGCATGCTGCGGCGCGCGGCGAACATTTCAGCGTGTTCTTCATCAACAACGCCATCTACGGCATGACGGGCGGGCAGATGGCGCCGACGTCTCTGCTGGGGCAGCATACGTCCTCGACCCCGATGGGCCGAAAAATCGAACTGCACGGTTATCCGGTTCGCATGTGTGAACTGGTGGCCCAGATGGACGGCGCGGCGTATATCACACGCCAGAGTCTGCACGACGTGAGGCACATTCGCAA